One Pseudomonas sp. MM213 genomic window, GATCGCGACGACGATCTCGCCTTTTTCCTTGATGCTGGCCGGCAATTCGGCGGCGAAGCTGACGCTGGATGCCATCAGGCCTGCGAGTACTGCTGGGATTACGATGTTCTTCATGGTCGTTCTCTTATGTGTGTTGTTACGCCAGCCGGCGCTTAGGTTCGAACGGCAGAAATGAAGCTTTGGGTGCGCGGGTTTTGCGGACTTATTAGTATTTCTTCGGGGCTTCCTGCCTCCACGATCTGCCCGCCGTCCATGAACACCATGCGGTTGGATACTTCGCGAGCGAAGCCCAGTTCATGGGTGACGACGATCATGGTCATGCCGGATTGCGCGAGATCGCGCATCACCGACAGCACCTCACCGACCAGTTCCGGGTCGAGTGCCGAAGTGGGTTCATCGAACAGCATCAGCTTGGGCCGCATGGCCAATGCGCGAGCAATGGCGACACGTTGTTGCTGACCACCCGAAAGCTCGATCGGGTAGCTGTTGCGCTTGTCGGCCAGGCCGACGCGGGCGAGCAGTTCCAAGGCTTCTTCGTGCGCCTCCTTGGGCGAACGCTTGAGCACCTGGCACGGCCCTTCGATGATGTTTTGCAGCACAGTCATGTGCGGAAACAGGTTGAAACGCTGGAACACCATGCCGGTGGCCAGGCGTTGACGGGCGATCTGCGACTCGTTGAGTTCGTGCAGTTTGTTGCCGACGATGCGGTAACCCACCAGCTCGCCATCGACCCACAGGCCGCCCTTGTCGATCTTTTCCAGCTGGTTGACGCAACGCAGCAAGGTGCTTTTGCCGGACCCGGACGGGCCGATGATGCACAGCACTTCGCCTTGCTCGACTTCGATGTTGATGTCCTTGAGGGCGTGGAAATGGTCGTAATACTTGTTCAGGCTCACGGCCTTGACGATGCTTCTCATGTTCGACTCCTCAAGAACGCTTGCCGGCGCCGCGAGCGAAACGACGCTCCAGACGGCTTTGACCAAAGGACAGCACGGTGACCGTGGCCAGGTACCAGATACCCGCGACGATCAGCAGCTCCATCACCCGGGCGTTGGCGTAGTAGATGTTCTGAGCGTTGTAGAGCAGCTCCGAGTACTGGATGACGCTCGCCAGCGAGGTCATTTTCACCATGCCGATAAACTCGTTGCCGACCGGTGGAATGATGATCCGCATGGCCTGCGGCAGGATGATCCGGCGCAGCGCTTGCAGGCGTGGCATGCCGATCGACTTGGCGGCTTCGTACTGCCCGGTGTCCACCGACAGCAGACCGGCGCGCACCACTTCAGCGGTGTAGGCGCCCTGGTTGATGCTCAAGCCGAGGAGGGCGGCCACGAACGGCGTCATCAGGCTTACGGTGTCCATTTCGAACACGCCGGGGATGCCGATGGTGGGAAAAATCAGCGCCAGGTTGAACCACAACAGCAGTTGCAGGATCAGCGGCGTGCCACGGAACAGCCAGGTGTAGGTCACCGCCACGTAGCGCAGGATCGGGTTGGCCGACATGCGCATGATCGCCGTGATCACCCCGAACACAATGCCCAGCCCCATCGCCAGCACGGCCATGACGATGGTATTGAGCAAGCCCCACATGATCGCCTGGGACGTGAGGAACTGGCCGATGTACGACCACTCGATCTTGCCTTCGGCGAAGGCCCGCACCAGGCCGATGATCGCGATGACGATGACCGTGGCGAAAAAGATCCGCCCGTAGTAACGCCGTGGCACGTGATCGTACTGGGTGATATCGAACTGGTTTTCCGCCAGTTTGCGCTCCGCCTGGAGTCGTTCTGCCTGAGTCTGGCTCATGTTGTTTCTCCGAACACTGGTATTACAGGTCAAACACAATTCCCTGTAGGAGCGAAGCTTGCTCGCGAAAGCGGTGTGTCATTCACCACTGATGCTGACTGACATGGCCTCTTCGCGGGCAAGCCTCGCTCCTACAAGGGATCTGCGTTGTCTATCAGAGGCGGAAGCCCTGATAGTTCTCGGTCCATTCGTGTTGCGCGGCGAGGGCGGTCTTCAACCGGCCGATCTGCTCGCGTACCTGCTGCGGCGCCGTACCACCCCAACCACTACGGGCGGCGATGGCGGCTTCCAGCGTCAGGCTGTCGCGTACTTCCGGGGTCAGGCGCGAATCGATCTCGGCCAACAGTGCCGGCGAGGCTTCCCACAACTCGATGTCGTGTTTCTCACAGGCCTGAACCAGCGCGCCGGTGATTTCATGGGCTTCCTTGAACGGCACGCCGCGCACCGCCAGCCAGTCGGCCACTTCGGTGGCGAGGGTGAACCCGAGCGGTGCCTGACGGCGCAACTCTTCAACGTTGACCTTCATGGTCGCGACCATCCCGGCCATGGCGGGCAGCACCAGCAGCAAGGTGTCGACGCTGTCGAGCACGCCGTTCTTGTCTTCGCTCAAGTCGCGGTTATACGACAGCGGCAGGGATTTCAGGGTGGAGAGCAGGCCGGTGAGGTTACCGATCAGGCGACCCGCCTTGCCCCGGGCCAGCTCGGCAATGTCCGGGTTTTTCTTCTGCGGCATGATCGAGCTGCCGGTGGCGTAGGCATCGTCCAGTGCGACCCAGCGAAATTGCCGCGAAGACCACAGGCAGAATTCTTCCGCGAGGCGGGAAATGTTGATCCCGAGCATGCTGGCGATAAACAGGAACTCGGCCACGTGATCGCGGCTGGCCACGGCGTCGATGGAGTTTTCGCACACGCCGCTGTAACCCATTTCCTTGGCCGACTGTTGCGGCAGGCGCGCGATGGCGGAACCGGCCATGGCGGCGGCGCCGAGTGGCGACAGCGAGGTGCGGATGTCCCAGTCCACCAGCCGTTGCACGTCACGCAGCATCGATTGGGCGTGAGCGAGCAAGTGGTGAGCAAAGACGATCGGTTGCGCCTGTTGCAGGTGAGTGAAACCGGGGCAGATGCTTTCGATGTGTTGTTCGGCCTGGTCGACCAGCGCTTGTTGCAAGGCCAGCACTTCGACGGCCAGGGTCCGCACGTGGTCCCGCAGGAACAGACGCAGATCGTTGGCGGTCTGGTCGTTGCGCGAACGGCCGGCGCGCAGCTTGCCGCCCAATGGGCCGAGGCGCTCGGTCAGCAGGCGTTCGATGAAGGTGTGGACGTCTTCGTCATCCAGCGTTGGCGCGATGCTGCCGGCTTTGAAGTCAGCGCCGATACCTTCCAGCGCGGCCAGCATGGTGTGGGTTTCCTGCTCGCTCAACAGCCCGGCGCGCTGCAGTTCACGGGCATGGGCCTTGGAACCGGCGAGGTCATACGGGGTCAGGCGAAAGTAGCGCTCAGGGCAACGGGACAGGGCCGCCAGGGCTTCGGATGGGCCGCTTTTGAAGCGGGCACCCCAGAGACGGTCGGTGGTTTGAGACATTGTTGTTTTCCTCGTCGGTAAAGCGAACTGAAATTGATGCGCAGAGCCGGGAAGACCCGCCGGAAATAATTCGGGCGTGGTTCGGCCTAAGCAGTTTTCAAGAGGGCAGTTGCAGCGTTGCGAGAGCTGATCGAAGTGTCAGCTTTTA contains:
- a CDS encoding amino acid ABC transporter ATP-binding protein, with protein sequence MRSIVKAVSLNKYYDHFHALKDINIEVEQGEVLCIIGPSGSGKSTLLRCVNQLEKIDKGGLWVDGELVGYRIVGNKLHELNESQIARQRLATGMVFQRFNLFPHMTVLQNIIEGPCQVLKRSPKEAHEEALELLARVGLADKRNSYPIELSGGQQQRVAIARALAMRPKLMLFDEPTSALDPELVGEVLSVMRDLAQSGMTMIVVTHELGFAREVSNRMVFMDGGQIVEAGSPEEILISPQNPRTQSFISAVRT
- a CDS encoding amino acid ABC transporter permease; this encodes MSQTQAERLQAERKLAENQFDITQYDHVPRRYYGRIFFATVIVIAIIGLVRAFAEGKIEWSYIGQFLTSQAIMWGLLNTIVMAVLAMGLGIVFGVITAIMRMSANPILRYVAVTYTWLFRGTPLILQLLLWFNLALIFPTIGIPGVFEMDTVSLMTPFVAALLGLSINQGAYTAEVVRAGLLSVDTGQYEAAKSIGMPRLQALRRIILPQAMRIIIPPVGNEFIGMVKMTSLASVIQYSELLYNAQNIYYANARVMELLIVAGIWYLATVTVLSFGQSRLERRFARGAGKRS
- the argH gene encoding argininosuccinate lyase: MSQTTDRLWGARFKSGPSEALAALSRCPERYFRLTPYDLAGSKAHARELQRAGLLSEQETHTMLAALEGIGADFKAGSIAPTLDDEDVHTFIERLLTERLGPLGGKLRAGRSRNDQTANDLRLFLRDHVRTLAVEVLALQQALVDQAEQHIESICPGFTHLQQAQPIVFAHHLLAHAQSMLRDVQRLVDWDIRTSLSPLGAAAMAGSAIARLPQQSAKEMGYSGVCENSIDAVASRDHVAEFLFIASMLGINISRLAEEFCLWSSRQFRWVALDDAYATGSSIMPQKKNPDIAELARGKAGRLIGNLTGLLSTLKSLPLSYNRDLSEDKNGVLDSVDTLLLVLPAMAGMVATMKVNVEELRRQAPLGFTLATEVADWLAVRGVPFKEAHEITGALVQACEKHDIELWEASPALLAEIDSRLTPEVRDSLTLEAAIAARSGWGGTAPQQVREQIGRLKTALAAQHEWTENYQGFRL